The genomic region CTCTCCCATCACGTGCGTGGAGAAGAGGATGGCCTTGCCCGCGTCTCGCGCGGCACGGATGGCGTCCAGCAGGAAGCGCCCGGAGAGCACATCGAGCGCCGTGGTGGGCTCGTCCAGAATGAGCGCCGGTGGATCGTGCAGGAACGCGCGCGCCACGTTCGCCCGCTGCTTCTGCCCCGCCGACAGCGTGCCGCACGGCTTGTCAGCGAAGGGCCCCATCTCGAACAGGGTGATGAGCTCGTCCGTGCGCCGCTTCAGCTCGGCGGGCTTCAGCTCGTGCAGCTCGCCGAAGAAGGTGAGCACCTCGCGAGGCGTCAGCCGCTGGGAGATCGCCGTGTCCCCGGAGAGGAAGCCCAGCCGCTGCTTGACGCGGAAGGGCGCCTCCGCGGTGCTCGCCCCGGCGATGAGCCCCTCACCCTCGGAGGGCGTGAGGATGCCGGCCAGCATGCGCAGGAGCGTCGTCTTCCCCGCGCCGTTGGGCCCGAGCAGGCCCACCACCTCTCCGGCGGCCACCGTGAAGCTGGCCTCCCGGACGGCGGTGAAGGTTCCGTAGTGCTTCGTCAGCTTTCGGGCTTCGATCATGGCGTGTCCACTAGGCGGCGAATGAATCTACACCCTGGAGTGAAGGCATGTGACGTACCCTGCGTGCCGCGTGCTGCCTGATCCTTCCACGCTCGCCGCCTGGGGCCTCCCCGGCCTCTTCGTCGTCGCGATGCTGGCGGGCTCGATCGTGCCCATGCCCTCGGAGGCGTTGCTGGTGGCCATCATCTCCGGTGGCGTCTCGCCCGTGGCGGCCGTCACGGTGGCCACCGTGGGCAACGTCCTCGGAGCGCTGTCTCTCTACCTGCTCGGGCGGTGGGTGGCGCGGGGCGGGGGAGGGCGCCTGGGCCGGTGGCTCGAGCGCCGGAGTGCCCGCGAGGGGCCTCGGCTCGAGCGCGCCCGGCAGCGGCTGCGGACCTGGGGCTCTCCGATGCTCGTGCTCTCGTGGCTGCCCGTGATCGGAGATGCCTTCGTGCTCGCGGCGGGGCTCGTCGGCGTCCGCGCCGCTCCCTTCCTCGTGTTCACCACGGTGGGCAAGGGGCTGCGCTACCTCTTCGTGGCGGCGTCCACCCTGGCCGCGATGTGAGCCTCGGCGGGCGCAGGCTCACCGCAAGAACTGCTCGGTCTGCGCGAAGAGGCGCTTGAGCTCGTCGGCTCGGTCGATCAGCGGGTCCACGTCCAGCTCCTCCTGGCGCGAGGGCGTGTCGATGATCTTCGCTCCCCGCATGCGGCGCAGCTCGCGGCCGTCCTTGAAGTAGAAGCGCCACTCGCCGCGCGGCTGGAGGAAGTCCTCCTCTCCCTCGGCGTCCTCGGGCTCGGCGGGCCGCGAGTGGCAGAAGATGACCTTGCCGTCCGGGCCGAAGAGGAAGGTCAGGCGATAGCTTCGCCCGGCGATCACCGACTCCTCCGTGGCTCGGAGCAGGCGCACGTCATACGGCTTCTCCTCCGTGTCCTCGTTCCACTCCCACTCGTAGGTGATCGTGCTGTGCCGGACGCCGACGGCCGGGAAACCGCCGGTGGCGCGAGCGTTCGCCTTCACCTCGGTGATGTAGAAGCCTCCTTCCTCCGTGGAGGCGCGGGCTCGCTGCTCCACCGCCTGCCAGCGGTTGCGGATGCTCGCCACCTCCGCCTCGTTCTTCCCCTTGGCGGCGGAAGCCGGAGGCGCGGCGAGGGCCGAGCCTCCCACGAGGCACAGCATCAGGAGGCAGGAGCGCACGGAGGTGGCGCGGGCGGGAGTGAGAGGGCGCATGGCACCGGACATCATCCCTCGATTCAGCCCTTGGCTTCACCTCCGCCGAGCCGTCTGCGCCCGGATCATCCGAAGAGCATGAGGTTGGGGAGGGGGAAGCCCACGGCGGAGCCGTCCTTCATCTGCCCGCGGACGCGCTCGCCGAGCCAGCCGCTGTTCTTCTCCGCCTTCGACAGGAGGCCGGAGGCCACCGTGCGCAGCTCGCTCGAGTGGAAGCGCTCGGCGGCCAGCTGGTAGACGGCCTCCATTCCGTGCGAGGCGTTGCGCTTCATCTCCTTATAGGGCCACTTGCCCTGGTCGAGCGTGGCGGGGCCCACCGCCTCCAGCCCCTTGCGAAGGAGCTGCCCCTCGCGGGTGTTGTAGAGATCGTACCCCTCGGAGCGCGCCAGCTCGGCGAAGGCCACGAGCGGCTTGAGGGCATAGAGGTGGTAGTGCAGGGACTGGGTCCGCTTGAGCTCCGCGGGCTGCAGGCCGTCCGAGGCGCGGATGGAGTGCGACACGGCGTCGCGCCACTCCGCCACCTGCTTGTTCAGGAGCGACTTGTTGCCCGTGAGCGACGCCGCCGAGGCGATGAAGAGCATCCGCCAGTCGTGCCGGTTGTTGTACTTGTCCCCGTTGAAGATGGCGCGCTCGCCGTACTTGGAGACCCAGTCCATCACCTGGGCCTTGGATTCGGGCTTCCAGCCCGGGTAGTCCTTCAGCGCCTTCATCGAGGTGAAGACCGAGGCCAGCGGGTGGTAGCTGGAGATGCCCGCCTGGCTGGAGCCGAACCCCGGCGTCGTCGTCTTCGCCCACGCGTCCATGATGCTGATGGCCTTGTCCGCGTACTTCGAGTCCCCCGTCATCGCGTAGGCGTGCGTGAGCGAGTTCATCTGCTCCGTGAACCGGTTGAGCTGGTGGGTCTGCGTCATGTCGCGGTTCGGGTTCACCACGCCGTCCTGGCCGGGCAGGTAGCGCGGCTCGGGCTTGAAGATGCCGCGGATGGGATCTGGCGAGGACTTCAGGTAGCGGTCGGCCATCGCGATGACCTGCTTGCCCGCGGGCGTGTGGGCCTTGGCGCGCAGCGCGGCGTGGTTGCGCGGATCCAGCGCGTTGCCATACGGCACCAGCAAGTCCTTGCCGCCCGCGCTCGCGGAGGCCGGAGGCGGCGTGCCGGTGGCCCCCGTCGTCGGAGGAGGCGGCGTGCCAGGACGGGGCGTCGCGGGCGCGCCGGAGAACCCGTCATTCTCCACCTTGAAGCTCACCGTGTGGACGGTGGGCTTGCCGGACGGATCCGTCACCGTGACCTTCAGGCTGTACTGCCCGGAGGGGAAGCCCTGGGTGTCCCACCCGTTGGGCTTGCCGTTCTTGTCGCCGAACAGGGCGAAGGGCGGGTGGATCTCCCGGTGGGAGAAGGACTTGGGGCCCTGGAGGGCGAAGTCGACGCTCTTCACCGAGCCACGGTCCCCCGGCACGTCGACGAACACGCGCCCCTTCACGGTCTGTCCGTCCGTCAGGCCCCGGATGCCAGCGCGGTTGGCGCGCTCCGGAGCGCGAGCTTCCGGGGACACAGCCAGGGACTGCCGGGTGGAGGTGACGTGCATGGCGGAGGACCTCGTGAGGGGGAGGAGCCGGAGGCCGGATTCCTCGAAGAAGGCGTCGAGGGGCCTCTGTGCAACTCCATGGCCACACGGAAGGTCCTGGAATCACTGGGGTTGGAGTGCGCCCGCACCCGCGCTGGAGCGGAGGGGCGCAGTCCACGTGTCCCAGGTTGGGGACAGCCGCTGGGGCTTCCCGGGCGGGCCTACGGCTTGCGGCTCGGCGCCTCGGGAGCGAACCACTTGCGCAGCACCTGCGGCGATGAGGAGCGGTAGATGTTGTCGTGGCGCAGGTCCGGCCTGGGCTCGTACTGCCACTTCAGCTCGGCCGGGGCCTTCTTGCGGAGCACCTCCGCCAGGCTCGCGGCCGCCGGGGCGATGTTGTCCTCGTCGGCGGACGACAGGTACAGCCTGGCGCGCGGCGCGGGCCAGCGCTCGAGCCGCTGGCTGGCCTTCTTCACCAGCGCCTCGTTGTTCCACCACAGGCTCGGGCTCAAGGCGATGTAGGTGCCGAACAGCTTCGGCTCCAGGAAGAAGGTCTCGACGATGAACAGCCCCGCCAGCGACTCGCCGATGATCGCCGTCTCGCTCGTCACGCGATACTTGCGGCTCACGTGGGGCATCAGCTCGTCGCGGATGAAGGCGCGGAACGCCGCCGACCCGCCCACCCGCTTGGCGATCTTGCGGTCCTCGTCGACCTCGGTGGGGCCAGTCATGTCGCGTCGCCGCTCGGTATTCTCGATGCCCACCAGGACTAGCGGGCGCATCTCCCCGGCCCGGATGGCCGTGTCGATGGTGGTGGCCACGTGCGGGAAGTCCTCCTGCAGGCCACCATCCGGCATGTACAGCACCGGATAGCTCGTGGAGCCCGCCGCGTCGTAGCCCGGCGGCGTGTAGACGTTGATGCGCCGGGTCTCCTTGAGCTTCGCCGACTCGAGGGTGAACGACTGGTGCGGAGGGGTTGGCTCGGTCTCGGCCAGGGCACGGCCCGCCAGGCCCAGGGTGAGCACGGCGAACAGGAACAGGCGGGCCAGCTTCATCGACGGTTGCATCACAGGGCTCTCCTTGGCGCGTTTGCGGCGCGCAGGCGCGAGAGTGTAAGCCTCGCGGCCTCATGACGATGCCCCGAACACCGGACGAGGCGCTGGACTTCTTCTCCCGGCTCAACCCCTCCGTCATCAAGCCGGGCCTGGAGCGCATGCGAGTGGCGCTCGAGGCCCTGGGCCACCCGGAGCGCCGCTATCGCTCGCTCCATGTGGCGGGCACCAATGGCAAGGGCAGCACCTGCGCCTTCTCCGCTACCGTCCTGCGCGCCGCCGGCCACAAGGTGGGCCTCTACACCTCGCCGCACCTGGAGCGCGTCACCGAGCGCATCCAGGTGGATGGGGCGGAGATTCCCCGCGAGCTGCTCGGCCGGCGCATCCTCGAAGTCCTGGAGCGCTACCCCGACGCCGCCGGCACGCCCGCGCCCCTCACGTACTTCGAGTTCGGCACCGTGGTGGCCTTCTGGCACTTCGCCCAGGAGGCCGTGGACATCGCCGTGCTGGAGACGGGGCTCGGCGGGCGCCTGGACGCCACCAACACCGTGACGCCGCTCGTCACCGCCATCACGCCCATCTCCTTCGATCATATGGAGTACCTGGGCAACACCCTCGGGGCCATCGCCGGCGAGAAGGCCGGCATCCTCAAGCCCGGCGTCCCCGTCATCGTCAGCCGCCAGGAACCCGAGGCCCTCGAGGCCATCACCCGCATCGCCGCGCAGGTGGGCGCCCCCGTGCTGCTGGAGGGCAGGGACTTCACCGGGGCAGACGCTCCCGGCGGAGGGCTCTCCTACCGGGGGCCGAGGTGGAGCCTGGAGGGCCTCTCGCTCTCCCTGCGTGGGCCCCACCAGCGGCAGAACGCGGCCGTGGCGCTCGCCGTGCTGGAGCAGCTCGACGCGCGCGGCGTCACCGTCCCTCCGGACGCGGCGCGGACCGGGCTGGCCTCGGCGTACTGGCCCGGCCGGTTGGAGGAACTGAGCAGGCGACCCACCGTCGTCCTGGACGGTGCCCACAACCCGGGCGGCGTGGCCGTGCTTCTCGAATCGCTCGACTCCGTGTACCCCGGGCGGCGGCTCCACCTTGTATTCGGCGTGGTGGCCGACAAGGACCGCGCTCTAATGATGCGGGCCCTCTTCCCGCGCTGCGCCTCCGTCCACCTCACGCCGCTGGACACTCCTCGCTCCCTGGCCCCCGAGCGCTACCTCGAGGAGGCGCGGGCTCTGTGCGCGAATGTACGTGCCTATGCCAGCCTGGACGAGGCCCTGGCAGGCGCAAGGGCCCTCGTGATGGAGGATGACGTCCTCTTATGTGCGGGCTCCCTGTTTCTGGTGGGAGCAGCCCGCGTTCGGCTCGTGCGAAGCCTTGGCGCGGTGCAGCAGCGGCAGTAAATTTCAGACATGCGCCTGCCGGATGATTGGAGAAACGCAGCTCCAGGTCCGCGGTTACCGACCGTGGACGAGGTGGACTTCCGGGCGCTGTACCAGAAGACCAAGTACGTGGTGGAGACGGCGGACGGCTGGTCGCTGATGATGACGCGCTACCGGCCGGTGAAGCAGCCCTTCCCGCAGCCGCTGTTCGGCGAGGTGCTGCTGCTGGTCCACGGCTTCTCGCAGAACCGCCACGCGTGGACGAGCGGGCAGTTCGTGAAGAACCTGCTCTTCTTCGGCGTGGACATCCACATCCTGGAGCTGCGCGGCCATGGCAAGAGCTCGCTGGAGTTCCAGCGCGAGCGCGCCGAGCGCTTCCGCCGCCCGCTGCCGCCGGACCTCGACTACGACTGGGACATCGACAGCTACTTCCTCTATGACCTGCCCGCGGCCGTCTCCGGGGTGAAGCGCATCACCCGGCGCGACAAGATCTTCTACTGCGGGCACTCGATGGGCGGGATGCTGGGCTACGGCTACGCCGGCATCCACGACGACTTCGAGGGCCTCATCACCATCGGCTCGCCGGCGGACCTGGGCCGCGGCTTCTTCATGCTCAAGGCGCTGGCCATGAGCGCGCCGGCCCTGGGCGGCATGGTGGACATGACGCTGGCCGGGCTCAACGTGCAGGGCAAGCTGGGCCACCTCGGCCGCTCGCTGCTGGCCAGGGGCGCCAAGGTGGTGAGCGGCGAGCTCGGCAAGCGGCTCGCTCCCCAGCAGGAGCACCGCGACACGCGCTTCAACTACGTGCCGGTGGACACCTGGCTCAAGTTCGCGGAGAAGCAGCTGGCCCGCGCCGAGGGTCACCCGCTCTACGAGCGGCTGGCCGCGCGCATCAACCGGCTGAGCAACCCCGCCCGCGTCAGCGGCAAGGACATCCGCTGGCTGCTGCGAGAGGGCGGCGAGCGCGAGCCGCGCAAGGTGCTGG from Hyalangium gracile harbors:
- a CDS encoding bifunctional folylpolyglutamate synthase/dihydrofolate synthase; the encoded protein is MTMPRTPDEALDFFSRLNPSVIKPGLERMRVALEALGHPERRYRSLHVAGTNGKGSTCAFSATVLRAAGHKVGLYTSPHLERVTERIQVDGAEIPRELLGRRILEVLERYPDAAGTPAPLTYFEFGTVVAFWHFAQEAVDIAVLETGLGGRLDATNTVTPLVTAITPISFDHMEYLGNTLGAIAGEKAGILKPGVPVIVSRQEPEALEAITRIAAQVGAPVLLEGRDFTGADAPGGGLSYRGPRWSLEGLSLSLRGPHQRQNAAVALAVLEQLDARGVTVPPDAARTGLASAYWPGRLEELSRRPTVVLDGAHNPGGVAVLLESLDSVYPGRRLHLVFGVVADKDRALMMRALFPRCASVHLTPLDTPRSLAPERYLEEARALCANVRAYASLDEALAGARALVMEDDVLLCAGSLFLVGAARVRLVRSLGAVQQRQ
- a CDS encoding YqaA family protein, with product MPDPSTLAAWGLPGLFVVAMLAGSIVPMPSEALLVAIISGGVSPVAAVTVATVGNVLGALSLYLLGRWVARGGGGRLGRWLERRSAREGPRLERARQRLRTWGSPMLVLSWLPVIGDAFVLAAGLVGVRAAPFLVFTTVGKGLRYLFVAASTLAAM
- a CDS encoding ABC transporter ATP-binding protein translates to MIEARKLTKHYGTFTAVREASFTVAAGEVVGLLGPNGAGKTTLLRMLAGILTPSEGEGLIAGASTAEAPFRVKQRLGFLSGDTAISQRLTPREVLTFFGELHELKPAELKRRTDELITLFEMGPFADKPCGTLSAGQKQRANVARAFLHDPPALILDEPTTALDVLSGRFLLDAIRAARDAGKAILFSTHVMGEVDYLCDRVVLLHQGQVLDQGPIPEVCARAGVRTLTEAFLHYLPSRSA
- a CDS encoding alginate lyase family protein, producing the protein MHVTSTRQSLAVSPEARAPERANRAGIRGLTDGQTVKGRVFVDVPGDRGSVKSVDFALQGPKSFSHREIHPPFALFGDKNGKPNGWDTQGFPSGQYSLKVTVTDPSGKPTVHTVSFKVENDGFSGAPATPRPGTPPPPTTGATGTPPPASASAGGKDLLVPYGNALDPRNHAALRAKAHTPAGKQVIAMADRYLKSSPDPIRGIFKPEPRYLPGQDGVVNPNRDMTQTHQLNRFTEQMNSLTHAYAMTGDSKYADKAISIMDAWAKTTTPGFGSSQAGISSYHPLASVFTSMKALKDYPGWKPESKAQVMDWVSKYGERAIFNGDKYNNRHDWRMLFIASAASLTGNKSLLNKQVAEWRDAVSHSIRASDGLQPAELKRTQSLHYHLYALKPLVAFAELARSEGYDLYNTREGQLLRKGLEAVGPATLDQGKWPYKEMKRNASHGMEAVYQLAAERFHSSELRTVASGLLSKAEKNSGWLGERVRGQMKDGSAVGFPLPNLMLFG
- a CDS encoding lysophospholipase, coding for MRLPDDWRNAAPGPRLPTVDEVDFRALYQKTKYVVETADGWSLMMTRYRPVKQPFPQPLFGEVLLLVHGFSQNRHAWTSGQFVKNLLFFGVDIHILELRGHGKSSLEFQRERAERFRRPLPPDLDYDWDIDSYFLYDLPAAVSGVKRITRRDKIFYCGHSMGGMLGYGYAGIHDDFEGLITIGSPADLGRGFFMLKALAMSAPALGGMVDMTLAGLNVQGKLGHLGRSLLARGAKVVSGELGKRLAPQQEHRDTRFNYVPVDTWLKFAEKQLARAEGHPLYERLAARINRLSNPARVSGKDIRWLLREGGEREPRKVLEQFARWIRRGEMVCYRTDYDFKRGFSKIKVPMAIIFGDLDPLASVESTRSVYRAAKSEYLLWRPVKGNSHIELTMGHDIRQICYDIKNLIEYARTHRVRSPVLPRIR
- a CDS encoding alpha/beta hydrolase; this translates as MQPSMKLARLFLFAVLTLGLAGRALAETEPTPPHQSFTLESAKLKETRRINVYTPPGYDAAGSTSYPVLYMPDGGLQEDFPHVATTIDTAIRAGEMRPLVLVGIENTERRRDMTGPTEVDEDRKIAKRVGGSAAFRAFIRDELMPHVSRKYRVTSETAIIGESLAGLFIVETFFLEPKLFGTYIALSPSLWWNNEALVKKASQRLERWPAPRARLYLSSADEDNIAPAAASLAEVLRKKAPAELKWQYEPRPDLRHDNIYRSSSPQVLRKWFAPEAPSRKP